The following proteins are co-located in the Acidicapsa acidisoli genome:
- the glgC gene encoding glucose-1-phosphate adenylyltransferase translates to MKDTLGVLLAGGAGERLFPLTRDRAKPAVPFGGHYRIIDITLSNCINSGLRKVYIMTQYKALSLNRHIREGWSGIVAQELGEFFEIMPPMQRTGANWYMGTADAVYQNIYSIGSEQPKYVIILSGDHIYKMDYSRMLEHHKDTNAEVTLATLPIAPDEVSRFGVVEVEQGGEILGFEEKPKSTAFRSPFNPNSVDASMGIYIFNTETLLKELIADAEDPHSKHDFGHNILPNVLGKKKMVAYNFVDENRQQALYWRDVGTLDSYYDANMDLCSVSPTFNLYDKHWPMRTRVRQYPPAKFVFGEPGRTGKAVNSVITAGVIISGAEVRNSVLSQDVRVNSYSEVDSSIIFSHVNIGRHCRIRRAIIDRDVQIPEGTVIGYDPVEDKRRYFVTPSGLTIVTRDRSLFENPVEPEFQERY, encoded by the coding sequence ATGAAAGACACTCTTGGAGTCCTGTTAGCAGGCGGCGCCGGTGAACGACTTTTCCCCCTGACTCGCGACCGCGCCAAGCCCGCCGTGCCATTCGGCGGGCATTACCGCATCATCGACATCACACTCTCCAACTGCATCAACTCCGGGCTGCGTAAGGTTTACATCATGACGCAGTACAAGGCGTTGTCCCTCAACCGGCATATCCGCGAAGGCTGGTCGGGAATCGTGGCGCAGGAGCTTGGCGAGTTCTTTGAAATCATGCCGCCCATGCAGCGTACCGGCGCCAACTGGTACATGGGCACCGCGGATGCGGTCTACCAGAACATCTATTCCATCGGATCGGAACAGCCCAAGTACGTCATCATCCTCTCCGGCGACCACATCTACAAAATGGACTACAGCCGGATGCTGGAGCATCACAAGGACACGAACGCGGAGGTCACGCTTGCGACGTTGCCCATCGCTCCCGACGAGGTCTCTCGTTTTGGCGTGGTGGAAGTGGAGCAGGGCGGCGAGATCCTGGGTTTTGAAGAGAAGCCGAAGTCGACCGCGTTCCGTTCGCCGTTCAACCCCAATTCCGTGGATGCCTCGATGGGCATTTACATCTTCAATACCGAAACTCTGCTGAAGGAGCTGATCGCGGACGCGGAAGATCCTCACTCCAAGCATGACTTCGGCCACAACATTCTGCCCAACGTTCTCGGGAAGAAAAAGATGGTGGCCTATAACTTCGTCGATGAGAACCGGCAGCAGGCGCTCTACTGGCGCGACGTGGGAACGCTGGACTCGTACTACGACGCCAACATGGACCTGTGTTCCGTTTCGCCGACCTTCAACCTCTACGACAAGCACTGGCCGATGCGAACGCGCGTGCGCCAGTATCCGCCAGCCAAATTCGTATTTGGCGAACCGGGACGCACCGGCAAGGCCGTCAATTCGGTGATTACGGCAGGCGTGATCATCTCGGGCGCGGAGGTGCGGAATTCGGTGCTCTCGCAGGATGTGCGCGTCAATTCGTACTCTGAGGTCGACTCCAGCATCATCTTCAGCCACGTGAACATCGGCCGGCATTGCCGTATCCGCAGGGCGATCATTGATCGCGACGTGCAGATTCCCGAAGGCACCGTCATCGGCTACGACCCGGTTGAGGACAAGCGCCGCTACTTCGTCACGCCGTCCGGGCTGACGATCGTCACCCGCGACCGTTCGCTCTTTGAGAATCCAGTCGAGCCGGAGTTTCAGGAGCGATACTGA